A window of Sulfobacillus thermosulfidooxidans contains these coding sequences:
- a CDS encoding PstC family ABC transporter permease has protein sequence MTTMDKIMDQLTHFSLALFVVVWLFVVGIIVQGSWQFIRHHGLSPIVSSHWSPLHGQFGLWSFILGSIMVAVLALVLVLPWGLALSVLGARILRGVWQKQFIRFLTLFVAIPSVLYGWWGLTVIVPCIRRLSGTSGYGPFSASVVLALMILPTFSILSFEALRHVPPSYIEGSMALGATEDQTLWAIILPTARPRIIQAALIAMARGLGETIAVQMVIGGQPRLTSIFHPAATLTTQLLTDLPLLPPGTAGHHVLDFMALWLMILMLGIVWITSRLRGVRDD, from the coding sequence ATGACAACGATGGATAAAATCATGGACCAATTAACCCATTTCAGTCTTGCCCTGTTTGTGGTGGTATGGCTTTTTGTCGTGGGCATTATCGTACAGGGTTCATGGCAATTTATCCGCCATCACGGGCTTTCCCCTATCGTTTCGTCGCATTGGAGTCCCTTGCACGGGCAATTTGGATTGTGGTCTTTTATCCTTGGAAGCATTATGGTGGCGGTATTAGCCCTGGTACTGGTTTTACCCTGGGGTCTTGCTTTAAGTGTATTGGGAGCCAGAATATTGCGAGGAGTGTGGCAGAAACAGTTTATACGCTTTTTAACGTTATTTGTAGCCATTCCTTCGGTTCTTTACGGTTGGTGGGGGTTAACGGTAATTGTGCCGTGCATCAGACGTCTTAGCGGGACATCCGGCTATGGCCCATTTTCCGCCAGTGTGGTATTGGCATTGATGATTTTGCCGACGTTTAGCATTTTGTCCTTTGAAGCCTTACGGCATGTTCCGCCATCATATATTGAAGGATCGATGGCCTTAGGCGCCACGGAAGATCAAACGCTGTGGGCTATTATCTTGCCTACAGCCAGACCCCGTATTATTCAAGCGGCATTAATTGCCATGGCTCGGGGATTAGGGGAGACGATTGCGGTCCAGATGGTGATTGGAGGTCAACCCCGCCTTACTTCAATATTTCATCCTGCGGCGACATTGACGACCCAGCTTCTTACCGATCTTCCCTTATTACCACCAGGAACTGCGGGACATCATGTGCTCGATTTCATGGCCCTATGGCTCATGATCTTGATGCTCGGAATTGTGTGGATAACATCCCGACTTCGAGGTGTTCGAGATGACTAA